Proteins from one Megalops cyprinoides isolate fMegCyp1 chromosome 11, fMegCyp1.pri, whole genome shotgun sequence genomic window:
- the LOC118785680 gene encoding POU domain, class 3, transcription factor 3-B-like — protein sequence MATAASNPYLPSSSILSSGSIVHSDSGGGGMQPGSAVATSVSGGYRGDPTVKMVQSDFMQGAMAASNGGHMLSHAHQWVTSLPHAAAAAAAAAVAAAEAGSPWSSSPVGMTGSPQQQDVKNNSGRDDLHTGTALHHRPPHLGSHQTHPGAWGGTTAAHIPSIAGGQQQQSLIYSQPGGFTVNGMLSPPGNQSLVHPGLVRGDTPELDHGSHHHHHHHQHQHHQQPHHGGVSGHDPHSDEDTPTSDDLEQFAKQFKQRRIKLGFTQADVGLALGTLYGNVFSQTTICRFEALQLSFKNMCKLKPLLNKWLEEADSSTGSPTSIDKIAAQGRKRKKRTSIEVSVKGALESHFLKCPKPSAQEITSLADSLQLEKEVVRVWFCNRRQKEKRMTPPGVPQTPEDVYSQVGNGHFVVDYLKDASLTGPSDANDQRVTTTSSFHQVILAH from the exons ATGGCCACAGCGGCTTCCAATCCCTATCTACCCAGCAGTAGTATTCTATCGTCAGGCTCGATCGTGCATTCAGACTCTGGAGGCGGTGGTATGCAGCCGGGCAGCGCTGTCGCTACTTCGGTGTCCGGCGGGTACAGAGGGGATCCCACTGTAAAGATGGTACAGAGCGACTTTATGCAGGGAGCCATGGCGGCGAGCAACGGGGGTCATATGCTGAGCCATGCACATCAGTGGGTTACGTCGCTGCCTCACGCCGCCGCCGCTGCAGCTGCGGCCGCAGTGGCAGCGGCAGAAGCCGGATCGCCCTGGTCGTCGAGCCCTGTCGGAATGACGGGCAGCCCTCAGCAGCAGGACGTCAAAAACAATTCGGGCAGGGACGATCTACACACGGGCACGGCGCTGCACCACCGGCCCCCGCATCTAGGGTCGCACCAGACTCATCCAGGGGCTTGGGGTGGTACCACGGCCGCTCACATCCCCTCCATAGCTGgcggacagcagcagcagtcgcTGATTTACTCCCAGCCAGGAGGTTTCACGGTGAACGGGATGCTGAGTCCCCCGGGGAATCAGAGCTTGGTGCACCCTGGTCTGGTGCGAGGGGACACGCCGGAGCTCGACCACGGAagccaccaccaccatcaccaccaccagcaTCAGCACCACCAGCAGCCGCACCACGGCGGAGTGAGCGGCCACGACCCGCATTCCGACGAGGACACGCCGACGTCGGACGACCTGGAGCAGTTCGCCAAGCAGTTCAAGCAGAGGCGGATCAAGCTGGGCTTCACCCAGGCTGACGTCGGCTTGGCGTTGGGAACCCTCTATGGGAACGTCTTCTCGCAGACCACGATCTGTAGGTTCGAGGCTCTCCAGCTGAGCTTCAAAAACATGTGCAAGCTGAAGCCATTATTAAACAAATGGCTGGAGGAGGCGGATTCGTCCACCGGGAGTCCGACCAGCATCGACAAGATAGCGGCGCAAGGCAGGAAGCGAAAGAAGCGCACCTCGATCGAAGTCAGCGTCAAGGGAGCTTTGGAAAGTCACTTCTTGAAATGTCCAAAACCCTCGGCGCAGGAGATCACATCTCTTGCGGACAGCTTGCAGCTGGAGAAAGAGGTGGTTCGAGTCTGGTTTTGCAATcggaggcagaaagagaaaagaatgacGCCCCCGGGAGTGCCGCAGACGCCGGAGGATGTGTACTCGCAGGTCGGCAAC GGACATTTTGTAGTAGATTACTTAAAAGATGCAAGTTTAACTGGGCCCAGTGACGCAAACGACCAGAGGGTGACAACTACAAGTTCGTTCCATCAGGTAATTTTGGCGCACTAA